Proteins encoded by one window of Akkermansia muciniphila ATCC BAA-835:
- a CDS encoding CynX/NimT family MFS transporter: MDKAGTSGGIRGKMLLFVAFLIVCFNLRTGFDSPDPLLGTIERDMGLSLENSGLFALLPVFVLGVAAPISPRVARWMTPWKIIFWFQLLAVAGIFWRSWDGVAGLYGGMVLMGLGMGIAGAAIPGLIKHQFPDHASAMMGVYSAMIGVGSAAASGLSVPISNMLGGWRFGLGVWIIPILLGMLVWGAYFLRHPAGVFQSDPAASGHNLLRSGKAWQVTVFYLSRVGAAYFFYTWIPIFLRQRGMSYEDAGFILSVAMFAQLPATLSAHVLEKATGGRGLLIVMAMALAALSCWGILYLPPDWALWMAILFGLATGTVFSRGMALMVERARTPSESIRLSGMSQGIGFTMGALLSLLFTSFLHQGGSFLPFCLVYTFFCVLGMVSGRMSARPGYV; encoded by the coding sequence ATGGATAAGGCAGGGACTTCCGGAGGCATCAGGGGAAAGATGCTGCTGTTTGTCGCCTTTTTAATCGTGTGCTTCAATTTGCGTACCGGGTTTGATTCTCCCGATCCGCTGCTGGGAACGATTGAAAGGGATATGGGGCTTTCCCTGGAAAATTCAGGGCTGTTCGCCCTGTTGCCCGTCTTTGTGCTGGGGGTGGCGGCTCCCATTTCTCCACGCGTGGCGCGCTGGATGACGCCGTGGAAAATCATTTTCTGGTTCCAGCTTCTGGCGGTGGCCGGAATTTTCTGGCGCAGCTGGGACGGCGTAGCGGGGTTATACGGCGGCATGGTTCTGATGGGGCTGGGCATGGGAATTGCCGGGGCGGCCATTCCCGGACTGATTAAGCACCAGTTTCCTGACCATGCTTCCGCCATGATGGGGGTTTACAGCGCCATGATCGGCGTGGGCAGCGCTGCGGCTTCCGGATTGTCCGTTCCCATTTCCAACATGCTGGGAGGCTGGCGTTTCGGCCTGGGGGTCTGGATTATCCCCATTCTGCTGGGAATGCTGGTATGGGGCGCTTATTTTCTCAGGCACCCGGCCGGCGTGTTTCAAAGCGATCCGGCGGCTTCCGGTCACAACCTGCTGCGCAGCGGCAAAGCATGGCAGGTTACCGTTTTTTACTTGAGCCGCGTTGGGGCGGCCTATTTCTTTTATACTTGGATTCCCATCTTTCTGAGGCAGCGGGGCATGAGCTATGAGGATGCCGGGTTCATCCTTTCCGTGGCCATGTTCGCCCAGCTGCCCGCCACGCTTTCCGCACACGTGCTGGAAAAGGCTACGGGCGGCCGGGGGCTCCTCATCGTGATGGCCATGGCATTGGCGGCCCTTTCCTGCTGGGGCATCCTGTATCTCCCTCCGGACTGGGCTCTCTGGATGGCTATTCTGTTCGGTCTGGCGACGGGAACCGTATTCAGCCGCGGAATGGCGCTGATGGTGGAACGGGCCCGGACCCCTTCCGAATCAATCAGGCTTTCCGGCATGTCCCAGGGAATAGGCTTTACCATGGGCGCCCTGTTGAGCCTGCTGTTTACCTCCTTCCTGCATCAGGGCGGCTCCTTTTTGCCGTTCTGCCTGGTTTATACCTTTTTCTGCGTGCTCGGCATGGTTTCCGGCCGCATGTCCGCCCGGCCGGGATACGTGTAA
- a CDS encoding M60 family metallopeptidase, protein MIFSPLLKKGVLLLALCGVLGGGVLSAQEAGGAPITEEGLKALDSNVFANEYMLALKPNVTRDRIARIKDPFVRGLATRMAEKKFDRKARALTAEPYEPVKDLAERLRTSQYSKFENPTGIFFEEGEDVLLVMGDPKGEKLNLVIHNFGRDGGHSSYPLKEGVNIIRAKNKGLGYIEYFTPNYKKAPKVHLSILSGKVNGVFVGGVSKNSDWKKMLENSPTEVVDIVGSRVHLVYPVEELKQFCPDKGEELIALYDRIIGMEQQIMGLYKYRMLPKNRMFGRVIWNGFMHADGTGAAFHNGTMKEVGNPDRIPGSAWGIAHEFGHVNQVRPAMKWVSTGEVTNNIYSAYVNYMLNPSSMRLEHERINGGDGNMIGGRFNAYLNNGILKGENWLVQSGPDKRSGGDNRPMVHDHFVKLAPLWQLELYFKVAGKGNPDFYPDIFYKAIKMDTRGKKDGELQLAFMKNACDAARQDLTDFFRKTGMLKPIDQELDDYTCARMTITEADCKNLIAYARKYKKPESPVIYYISVNSAEAYKNRLPVRGVYNQGVTEQGNRRVVSHDVWKNAVVFETYKDREMVRITMVGTDSRDNSSTTVPYPEGSTRIEAVSWDGRRTLVYGKRPAK, encoded by the coding sequence ATGATTTTCTCACCATTGTTGAAAAAGGGGGTTCTTTTATTGGCCCTCTGCGGCGTGCTGGGCGGCGGCGTGCTTTCCGCCCAGGAAGCAGGGGGTGCGCCGATTACGGAGGAGGGTTTGAAAGCATTGGATTCCAATGTGTTCGCCAATGAATACATGCTGGCGTTGAAGCCCAATGTCACGCGCGACCGCATCGCCAGAATCAAGGACCCCTTTGTGCGCGGGCTCGCCACGCGGATGGCGGAGAAGAAATTTGACCGCAAGGCCCGCGCCCTTACGGCGGAACCGTATGAACCGGTCAAGGATCTGGCGGAACGCCTGCGTACCAGCCAGTACAGCAAATTTGAAAATCCCACCGGCATCTTTTTTGAGGAGGGGGAGGACGTGTTGCTGGTCATGGGGGATCCCAAAGGTGAAAAGCTGAATCTGGTTATCCACAACTTCGGGCGGGACGGAGGCCACAGCTCCTATCCGCTGAAGGAGGGGGTCAACATCATCAGGGCGAAGAACAAGGGGCTTGGCTACATTGAGTATTTCACCCCCAATTATAAGAAGGCTCCCAAGGTGCATTTATCCATTTTGTCCGGCAAGGTGAACGGAGTTTTCGTGGGAGGAGTCAGCAAAAACAGCGACTGGAAGAAGATGCTGGAAAACTCCCCCACGGAAGTTGTGGACATCGTGGGCAGCCGCGTGCATCTGGTGTATCCGGTGGAGGAACTTAAACAATTCTGTCCGGACAAGGGGGAGGAGCTTATTGCCCTGTACGACAGGATTATCGGCATGGAGCAGCAGATCATGGGCTTGTACAAGTACAGGATGCTGCCCAAAAACCGCATGTTCGGCCGTGTGATCTGGAACGGGTTCATGCACGCGGACGGCACGGGGGCCGCCTTTCATAACGGCACCATGAAGGAGGTCGGCAATCCGGACAGGATTCCCGGCAGCGCCTGGGGGATTGCCCATGAGTTCGGCCACGTCAACCAGGTGCGCCCCGCCATGAAATGGGTCTCCACCGGAGAAGTGACCAATAACATTTACTCCGCTTACGTGAATTACATGCTGAATCCCTCCAGCATGCGCCTGGAGCATGAACGCATCAACGGCGGGGACGGCAACATGATTGGCGGACGCTTCAACGCCTATCTGAACAACGGCATTTTGAAGGGGGAAAACTGGCTTGTCCAGAGCGGGCCGGACAAGCGTTCCGGCGGGGATAACCGTCCGATGGTGCACGACCATTTTGTCAAGCTGGCCCCCCTGTGGCAGCTTGAGCTGTATTTCAAGGTAGCCGGGAAGGGTAATCCCGACTTTTATCCGGATATCTTTTATAAGGCCATCAAGATGGATACCAGGGGCAAGAAGGACGGCGAGCTCCAGCTTGCGTTCATGAAGAACGCCTGCGACGCCGCCAGACAGGACCTGACGGATTTTTTCCGGAAAACGGGCATGCTCAAGCCCATTGACCAGGAATTGGACGACTACACCTGCGCCCGCATGACCATCACGGAGGCCGACTGCAAGAACCTGATTGCCTACGCCAGGAAGTACAAAAAGCCGGAAAGCCCCGTCATTTACTATATTTCCGTCAACAGCGCGGAAGCATATAAGAACCGACTGCCTGTCCGCGGCGTTTACAACCAGGGCGTTACGGAGCAGGGCAACAGGCGCGTTGTTTCCCATGACGTGTGGAAAAACGCCGTCGTCTTTGAAACATACAAAGACAGGGAAATGGTCCGCATCACCATGGTGGGGACAGATTCCAGGGATAATTCCTCCACCACGGTTCCCTATCCGGAAGGTTCTACGCGGATTGAAGCCGTTTCCTGGGACGGCAGGCGGACGCTGGTGTACGGCAAACGCCCTGCCAAATGA
- the htpG gene encoding molecular chaperone HtpG produces MNTETHQFQAEVRQLLDIVINALYSDREIFVRELVSNASDALEKLRLKQLTDSNIYQPDKPLEITVATDKENKTITIADTGIGMTEADLVENLGTIAHSGTKKFMEALKQKQEGGADLIGQFGVGFYSSFMVADRVEVFTRSYEPEAASLRWSSDGREGYSIETLAEPLDRGTRIVIRLKDEYEEFSQEYRVKELLRRYSNFVGFPLNFNGEHINTVQAIWSKSKSDVKPEEYDEFYQFISHTDEKPLSYMHFSADAPIALNALLFIPRRNPEMFGFGRVDANVALYCKRVLIDAKPEGLLPEWLRFLNGVVDSEDLPLNISREMLQDNSLVRKISDIITRRFIKHLEKLAKDDKETYREFYAQFSRYLKEGVVTSWPNKESLGKLLRFESTSTEPGETTSFEEYLTRMKEGQTAIYALTGPSRSHLENSPYLEAFKARGYEVAFFTDHGDEFVLDSLSSVDGKPVTMIDRADVELPALEEEQKDALPQEEAAALEEWLKGLYPDKFSKVTLGKRLVSGAAVALQSGNDMGPEMRAYMKAMGQEVPESHPQLELNPSNPLVKKLSALRTENPELAQMVADQIANTALLRAGMLDDPAVLAQSSQALMEQLLLK; encoded by the coding sequence ATGAATACAGAAACACATCAATTTCAGGCGGAAGTCCGGCAGCTGCTGGACATTGTCATCAACGCCCTTTACAGCGACCGTGAAATCTTTGTCCGCGAACTTGTCTCCAACGCTTCCGACGCCCTGGAAAAACTGCGCCTGAAGCAGCTGACGGACTCCAATATTTACCAGCCGGACAAGCCCCTGGAAATCACTGTAGCCACGGATAAGGAAAACAAAACCATCACCATCGCGGATACCGGCATCGGGATGACGGAAGCGGACCTGGTGGAAAACCTGGGAACCATCGCCCACTCCGGCACCAAAAAATTCATGGAAGCCCTTAAGCAGAAGCAGGAAGGCGGAGCGGACCTGATCGGTCAGTTCGGCGTGGGCTTCTACAGCTCTTTCATGGTGGCGGACCGCGTGGAAGTGTTCACCCGCTCCTATGAACCGGAAGCCGCCTCCCTGCGCTGGTCTTCCGACGGACGGGAAGGCTACAGCATCGAAACGCTGGCGGAACCGCTGGACCGGGGCACCCGCATCGTCATCCGCCTGAAAGACGAATATGAAGAATTTTCCCAGGAATACCGCGTCAAGGAACTCCTGCGCCGCTACTCCAACTTCGTGGGGTTCCCCCTCAACTTCAACGGAGAACACATCAACACCGTCCAGGCCATCTGGTCCAAGTCCAAATCCGACGTGAAGCCGGAGGAATATGACGAGTTTTACCAGTTCATCTCCCATACGGATGAAAAGCCCCTGTCCTACATGCACTTCAGCGCGGACGCCCCTATTGCCCTGAATGCCCTGCTTTTCATCCCCAGGCGCAATCCGGAAATGTTCGGATTCGGCCGCGTGGACGCCAACGTGGCCCTGTACTGCAAGCGCGTGCTGATTGACGCCAAGCCGGAAGGCCTGCTGCCGGAATGGCTCCGCTTCCTGAACGGCGTGGTGGACAGCGAAGACCTGCCCCTGAACATTTCCCGCGAAATGCTTCAGGACAATTCCCTGGTACGCAAAATCAGCGACATCATCACCAGGCGCTTCATCAAGCATCTGGAAAAACTGGCGAAGGACGACAAGGAAACCTACAGGGAATTCTACGCGCAATTCTCCCGCTACCTGAAAGAAGGCGTCGTCACCTCCTGGCCGAACAAGGAATCCCTGGGCAAGCTGCTCCGTTTTGAATCCACGTCCACGGAACCGGGGGAAACGACCTCATTTGAGGAATACCTTACCCGCATGAAGGAAGGGCAGACGGCCATTTACGCGCTTACCGGCCCTTCCCGCTCCCATCTGGAAAACAGCCCGTACCTGGAAGCCTTCAAGGCCCGCGGCTATGAAGTGGCCTTCTTCACGGACCACGGGGACGAATTCGTGCTGGACTCCCTGTCCAGCGTGGACGGCAAGCCCGTCACGATGATCGACCGCGCCGACGTGGAACTCCCCGCCCTGGAAGAGGAACAGAAGGACGCCCTGCCCCAGGAGGAAGCCGCGGCCCTGGAAGAATGGCTGAAAGGACTGTACCCGGACAAATTCTCCAAAGTCACCCTGGGCAAGCGCCTGGTCAGCGGAGCCGCCGTAGCCCTGCAAAGCGGCAATGACATGGGGCCGGAAATGAGGGCGTACATGAAAGCCATGGGGCAGGAAGTGCCGGAAAGCCACCCGCAGCTGGAACTGAACCCCTCCAACCCTCTGGTGAAAAAGCTTTCCGCCCTGCGGACGGAAAACCCGGAACTGGCGCAAATGGTGGCGGACCAGATCGCGAATACCGCCCTGCTCCGCGCCGGCATGCTGGACGATCCCGCCGTGCTGGCCCAGTCCTCCCAGGCCCTGATGGAACAGCTCCTGCTGAAGTAG
- a CDS encoding potassium channel family protein — protein sequence MNSLRHMPRHVLFLRLAYQAGMCLLALVAVTLTAIDLTTEAAEWEVTADRIIYWIFVLDYVIRFSISRSKWLFVKEHPWDLLAIIPFDALFRLFRFASLGEILRLARYLDLFSYAMRFTTRIRRFFNTNGFKYICIAALVIILLGAVGIHLAEGMSLPNGIWWSFVTATTVGYGDTYPVTTSGKFLAVFLMLTGIGFVGTLTSTITSFFLSPHGGEALPYREEEIEAIKKKLDDLSSMTDEDIDTMAALLKTLRDASSAPPAEKEETPDIHSGKN from the coding sequence ATGAACTCGTTACGCCACATGCCCCGCCACGTTCTATTCCTGAGGCTGGCCTATCAAGCGGGCATGTGCCTGCTGGCCCTGGTCGCCGTAACGCTGACCGCCATTGACCTGACAACGGAAGCGGCGGAATGGGAAGTCACGGCGGACCGCATCATCTACTGGATTTTTGTGCTGGATTATGTGATCCGCTTCTCCATCAGCCGGTCCAAATGGCTCTTCGTTAAAGAACACCCCTGGGATTTGCTGGCCATTATTCCCTTTGACGCCCTGTTCCGCCTGTTCAGATTCGCCTCGCTGGGAGAAATCTTAAGGCTCGCCAGATATCTGGACCTGTTTTCCTATGCCATGAGGTTCACCACGCGCATCCGGCGTTTCTTCAACACGAACGGATTCAAGTATATCTGCATCGCCGCCCTGGTCATCATCCTGCTGGGGGCCGTAGGCATCCATCTGGCGGAAGGCATGAGCCTGCCCAACGGCATCTGGTGGTCCTTCGTCACGGCTACCACGGTAGGCTACGGGGATACCTATCCGGTCACCACTTCAGGCAAATTCCTGGCTGTATTCCTGATGCTCACGGGCATTGGATTCGTGGGAACGCTCACCAGCACCATCACTTCCTTCTTTCTGAGTCCCCACGGCGGAGAAGCGCTGCCGTACCGGGAGGAGGAAATTGAGGCCATCAAAAAGAAACTGGACGACCTTTCCTCCATGACGGATGAAGACATAGACACCATGGCGGCCCTGCTGAAGACCCTGCGGGACGCATCCTCGGCACCTCCAGCGGAAAAAGAGGAAACGCCTGATATCCATTCCGGAAAAAACTGA
- a CDS encoding DUF805 domain-containing protein has translation MKKVMEQSEERLSRIDAYNKLVDVAILTKTSSKAVADIVNNELGIECNASDVQEILKSSVSASDMHKIRREIEGNASIKMGNANRNLFLKKYVSFSGRISRSEYWVLKLLILPMMASILLCGVVMMWSKTGNDAGMLVLTVIIFICFIYFNIVADVRRLHDIGESGWWVFLKLVPLANIVIAAFLFFKGGQAVGNQHRDLRASH, from the coding sequence ATGAAAAAAGTTATGGAACAGTCGGAAGAAAGGCTATCCCGTATTGATGCATACAATAAACTTGTGGACGTCGCAATATTGACAAAAACGAGTTCTAAAGCAGTTGCAGACATCGTGAATAATGAGTTGGGAATAGAGTGTAATGCGTCTGACGTACAGGAGATTTTGAAGTCTTCCGTATCTGCTTCCGATATGCATAAAATCCGCAGAGAGATAGAGGGAAATGCTTCTATAAAAATGGGGAATGCGAATAGAAATTTATTTTTGAAAAAATATGTCAGTTTTTCCGGTCGTATTTCCAGATCTGAATATTGGGTGCTAAAGTTGCTGATATTGCCAATGATGGCTAGTATTCTTCTTTGTGGAGTTGTAATGATGTGGAGTAAAACAGGGAATGATGCAGGAATGTTGGTGTTGACAGTTATTATTTTTATTTGTTTTATATATTTCAATATTGTTGCGGATGTCCGAAGGCTTCATGATATAGGAGAGAGCGGATGGTGGGTGTTTTTAAAACTGGTTCCTTTGGCCAACATTGTTATTGCGGCGTTTCTTTTTTTTAAAGGTGGCCAAGCAGTTGGTAATCAACATAGAGACTTAAGAGCTTCTCACTGA
- a CDS encoding tetratricopeptide repeat protein, translating to MLGDCYFFGNGVGKNKREAVNWYFLSAKKGNAEAQRRLGACFYFGHGVAKNRQEAIRWYRLAAEQGNTVAISMLKKLGVM from the coding sequence ATGCTGGGAGACTGTTATTTTTTTGGAAACGGAGTTGGGAAAAATAAAAGAGAAGCCGTAAACTGGTATTTTTTGTCAGCCAAAAAAGGAAATGCAGAAGCACAAAGAAGATTGGGCGCATGTTTCTATTTTGGGCATGGAGTCGCTAAAAACAGGCAAGAAGCAATACGTTGGTATCGTCTGGCTGCGGAACAGGGAAATACCGTTGCCATCTCCATGCTGAAGAAGCTGGGAGTAATGTAA
- a CDS encoding tyrosine-type recombinase/integrase: protein MNIPTSSFPTDADQAGIFLIRSLGIPPMDAFLLLKDLLDTSRGRGDRITRAKRCIRLGGEALADREKSVSFSQAVRASLEARKHRRPRTLQEIRYMAARMMKKCPELARKQVRSITPEDCGRYLRKSFPTPRQRHKGRLILSGILNYSLKRGWCRRNAAFLVPPPILREKRIRALSLYEAKRLLHTAEQLFRGECLPACALMLYAGIRPHEVKRLTWKHINLKSGLVSLAPTHTKTGGSRHVSILPVLGSILSRMSSAGSPARSVCPPNWEKKWKEVRRRSGILKKSGWVQDVLRHTYASYHLAHFCNQNLLQKEMGHSSPSLLLARYLNMEGITSATGAMFWTHSFVSPAPLKED from the coding sequence ATGAACATACCTACTTCCTCTTTCCCAACTGACGCAGACCAGGCCGGAATCTTCCTCATCCGTTCCCTGGGCATTCCGCCCATGGACGCTTTCCTTCTTTTAAAGGATCTCCTGGACACCAGCCGCGGAAGAGGCGACAGAATAACCCGGGCCAAACGCTGCATACGGCTGGGAGGAGAGGCTCTTGCCGACAGGGAAAAAAGCGTATCGTTTTCCCAGGCTGTCCGCGCCAGCCTGGAAGCAAGGAAACACCGCCGTCCCCGCACGCTGCAGGAAATCCGCTATATGGCCGCCCGGATGATGAAAAAATGCCCGGAGCTGGCAAGGAAACAGGTCCGTTCCATCACTCCGGAAGATTGCGGGCGTTATCTCCGCAAAAGCTTTCCCACTCCCCGCCAGCGGCACAAGGGGCGGCTGATCCTGAGCGGCATCCTGAATTATTCCCTGAAGCGCGGATGGTGCCGCAGAAACGCGGCCTTTCTGGTTCCTCCCCCCATCCTCAGGGAAAAACGCATCAGGGCCCTTTCCCTGTACGAGGCAAAGCGGCTTCTCCACACTGCGGAACAGTTGTTCCGAGGGGAATGCCTGCCGGCCTGCGCCCTGATGCTGTACGCGGGTATACGCCCCCACGAGGTCAAAAGGCTGACGTGGAAGCATATCAATCTGAAATCCGGCCTGGTTTCACTGGCGCCCACCCATACCAAAACGGGAGGGAGCCGCCATGTTTCCATCCTTCCCGTGCTGGGTTCCATCCTCAGCCGGATGTCTTCCGCCGGTTCCCCCGCCCGTTCCGTCTGCCCGCCCAACTGGGAAAAGAAATGGAAGGAAGTAAGGCGCCGGTCCGGCATCCTGAAGAAAAGCGGATGGGTTCAGGACGTGCTGAGGCATACCTACGCCTCCTACCACCTGGCCCATTTCTGCAATCAAAACCTTCTCCAGAAGGAGATGGGACACTCCTCCCCCTCCCTGCTGCTGGCCCGCTATCTTAATATGGAGGGCATCACCTCCGCAACCGGCGCCATGTTCTGGACGCACAGCTTTGTTTCTCCCGCTCCGTTAAAGGAAGACTGA
- the cas2 gene encoding CRISPR-associated endonuclease Cas2: MAYDNYKMGWLVVFFDLPTTTPEDKKNYQYFRKALLEDGYTMIQYSVYARACVTQERMATHSRRIQKMIPPDGSVRCLFVTNIQWDKMFVFHGRSCPRQEVSLPQQMLLW; encoded by the coding sequence ATGGCTTATGACAACTATAAAATGGGCTGGCTAGTTGTGTTCTTTGATCTTCCCACAACCACGCCGGAAGATAAAAAAAACTATCAATATTTCCGTAAGGCTCTTTTAGAAGACGGCTATACGATGATTCAGTATAGCGTCTATGCCCGCGCGTGCGTTACTCAGGAAAGAATGGCTACCCACTCCCGCAGAATCCAGAAAATGATACCGCCTGATGGTTCTGTCCGCTGTCTTTTCGTTACGAATATCCAGTGGGATAAGATGTTCGTTTTTCATGGCAGGTCTTGTCCCCGACAGGAGGTTTCCCTGCCTCAGCAGATGCTCCTCTGGTAA
- the cas1 gene encoding type II CRISPR-associated endonuclease Cas1: MSYHILSIDAYTCHLSCDKGQLRCADGENSPRTIPLEDVGAVVLSSFKATLTSNLLIELARKRIGFVLCESYRPAVLLLPADRSTDTGLLRHLADMPARLRNRLWQKTLDAKCGNQTALAQAWNPHHPAIAELKRMAVTEKTAREAECARLFWSVFADTWANSDFRRGRHEEGFNNLFNYAYAILLSCILQYLFALGLDPCFGIFHQSREHAAPLAYDLMEPFRPAFDANVARWIHLCLREGKTEERAGEITREFRQHITATLQASVMYRDKQLPLKAAVEAVCRSFRKAVLAGQSEPYEPWLMTTIKWAG, from the coding sequence ATGTCATACCATATTCTAAGCATAGATGCCTATACATGCCATCTGAGCTGCGACAAGGGCCAACTCAGATGCGCGGATGGAGAGAATTCTCCCCGAACGATTCCGCTGGAGGATGTGGGGGCTGTTGTGCTCAGTTCTTTTAAGGCGACGCTCACGAGCAATTTGCTGATAGAACTGGCCAGGAAGAGAATAGGATTTGTGCTGTGTGAAAGCTACAGGCCTGCCGTGCTGCTCCTGCCAGCGGATCGGTCTACGGATACCGGTCTGCTAAGACATCTGGCGGATATGCCGGCCCGTTTGCGGAACCGCCTTTGGCAAAAGACTTTGGATGCCAAGTGTGGGAATCAGACGGCTCTGGCCCAAGCATGGAATCCGCATCATCCCGCCATTGCGGAGCTGAAGAGAATGGCCGTGACGGAAAAGACGGCGAGGGAAGCAGAGTGCGCCCGCCTGTTCTGGAGCGTATTTGCGGATACATGGGCAAACTCCGATTTTCGCAGGGGACGTCATGAGGAGGGGTTTAATAACCTCTTCAACTATGCGTACGCTATTCTGTTGTCTTGCATATTGCAATATCTCTTTGCTCTGGGGCTGGATCCCTGCTTCGGCATTTTTCATCAATCCCGGGAACATGCGGCGCCTTTGGCTTATGATCTGATGGAACCCTTCAGGCCTGCCTTTGACGCCAATGTGGCCCGTTGGATTCATTTGTGCCTGCGGGAAGGAAAAACAGAAGAGAGAGCAGGAGAAATCACCCGTGAGTTCAGGCAACATATTACAGCCACCTTGCAGGCTTCTGTCATGTACCGGGATAAACAGCTGCCGTTGAAAGCGGCGGTAGAGGCCGTTTGCCGCAGTTTCCGCAAAGCAGTTCTTGCCGGACAATCCGAACCGTATGAACCATGGCTTATGACAACTATAAAATGGGCTGGCTAG